One Acropora palmata chromosome 2, jaAcrPala1.3, whole genome shotgun sequence genomic window, GATGTaagtagccaataaaaatCTAGAGGCCATTAcagtgttttttgttgtttttttataggcgaatctttgctgacgtcattgtttacatttttgctcattagcatacgacttacctaatagaagcagtggccgtatatatgagctaaatgcaaaagttgaaagagctgattaagttgagcaatttgtgcaattttcagctctttgcaagcagtattgaaggaaatatcagacatcaaaaactgcgaaattgctttgtggcaaaaaagttcatgagccgtacatcccctgtaaaatttcgagtttttagaagagaatttctccgaaaccattcgatgaattggactcaaattttcagagaaaacttaaactgttattccctttcaatattcagagtttttattttattagcgtcatctgatagtgataagcatatgttaatgaggcaaaaagtgtaaacaaagattcgcctatagcgTCGGTGAAAGAAGTATTCTTCGCactgttttgttgctttttcttaagtttttatttctcaatgccctccagactgataacaataaaaataaagttcttGGGCATgaatatattttgggcccttctcagagctcattttaaccctcgcctAACGACCCGGGCTAAAACGAGTCTGAGTCGGGTccaaacatatttatgcccgtgAAGAtaatttctattgttttatcAAAAAGCTGCAGATCAAGAGCTCAAATAGTCGGCCTTAAAATTTCACTTCCGACGCCGCCGCGTGAACTTCAATTTGAGAACAAAGAACGGAATTTACGTAACTGTGAGGGAGTTTCTCGACAAACAATGCTTGTACGCAAAATCTaggaaaaatatcacaaaGCCATTCGTTCTTTACTTGGGTATAAACTGATTAGAGTACCATTATCGCCCGACCCCGATGATTAATATGAGCTTAACACTTCGTAAGGATTATGAAAACAACACTGTATAGTTTTACAGGCTTTCGCATGCATTGAAGctcttttcctttaatttgcAACACACTGCAGTTTCGGAAAGCCATTGCAACACCATTtaaaatattggataaaataataagtATATCTAGTTCACTGAATTACCATTTTTACTTTATATGTTCACtgctttttaatttgtattttaaacaATATATTTATAAGGCTGCTCTTTACCTTGTCagatttcatgtaataaagaCGGAACAAAGCATGGTAAACTCTATTTGCGATTGACGACAAAAACTGACCTGCGACAAAGTGTTGCAATGATTCCACGAGAAGTTATATAATACTTCGACTTTGTTCCTTTGCAGCTCTTGCGTAAATTTCGCGGTACAGCAAGATTTATCTTTCCAAGACAAACACTCCACATAGCCCGAACCCTCAGGAGAGGGTTTATCTTTGTGCAAAGGACCGTCTATACATTGTGTCACTTCATCTTGGCCGCAAATGAACCCGATAATCGTGAGAAGGAGCAAACATACGAGAACCGCAACCTCAGGCGCCATTCTGCAAATAATAGTAAAATAAGGACCATTGGGCGTAACTGAGCTGTTCATTCATGCATTTAGAGAGGGTACATGGCATGCTCAGCGGGGGAGCATGGGTTACAATCTATTCGTAGCAGTGTCTATCATAAAAGCAACGAAGGTGAAAGAATAAGTAAGTACACGTACATAGCAATATGTGAATGCATTCTCAGGTCAAGCATTCGCCATCTGCTCAGTTCCACTCACCCGTCCCTTGATACATGGATAATTTACAACAAGCAAATAACGTGAATCGAACAATATTGAGTTACAttcatttcaagttttaaCATGAAAGACCGTAACAAAGATTGTACCATGATCCCGTTACCAAACTGTAGAAACAAAGGAATTATGacaatttcaatttgtaaGCTCCTATGCTGCTTCGTCCAACATGAGTTCCTGAACCATAAAACGAACTTAAGCTGAGCGATACACCATCTTTATTTCCACGTATAAATGATAATTTGGTTTACTATACTTTGCGCTTGCGCTCTTGTCACACACCTCATTTGCCACTGTAACGCGATAAGTTTCATGACAAGCCTCGACATCAAGTTTCCAACACTTAAATCTTATAGAGCGAAGGTGTTAATTGTGTGAGATAAAATCATTCCAAATGGTAAGTTTTCCAAGCTTACAACAATATAAAGTTTATCAGGAAATTTATCGGGAAAGTGTATCTTACTTTTGTGCTACGCAGTTGACAAATTATTTCTCAGCTTTTACTCTTGAAACAATGTTCGAAATATCGATCATTAAAGTGAAATAGgactcatttttttcttcattttaggTGGAAAGATTCACAGAGAGTCAAATTGACGGTAACTGGatgttattaaatttttgttgagGTCTATAAATAACATTAGTTGCTTTGCTACATAATATATATCATATAATTAAATGTGTCCAAGAAATGTTATGaaaaactaattaaaaaaGCACTTGTGGGAAAAACATACCTTACGCTTCCCTTACTCACGAGTAGCACCCAAAGGCGAGATCATGGGAAAGGCAGTTTGTGAATTCAGCACCAGTAGGCTGACTCACTCTGGTTCGGCTTTTCACAGAGTGTGTTCTTTCTATCGATAACAATCAGACTCGTGGCACAggttcacaaaagaaaatgcaaatttagaGTGGAGACTATTTATAGAcataatcggctaactcattGTTGTaaccaattcaaaccctttgggaataaaatgttttgtttcaggaatttccatatcatttaaatgtgataATTTgtcacattctaatgcaaatgcaacacacaaagaattttaaccTCGGTAGGTTTGAATTTGtgtacaacactgagttagccaATTAGGTCTATGCCTGCTGCAGGCTCATCAGTgttaaaaaaatcataaagTTCAGAGGTTGATTCAATCCTTCCCACTCTTCAGTGGATTTTGTCCCTTACAATTagttcttatttttattttattttattataccTATcatgagcatttttttttttcagaattcaAAGAGTGCTTCAATCTATTTGATGGAGACAGTGATGGTATGGTAACAGAGAAAGAGCTTGGTCTTATAATGAGATCCTTAGGAGAGAATATCAcccattttgaaattgaagaaTTGATGACTAAAGCTGGTAAGTTCACAAGCCCCTATTGGAGACAGTTCCCAATCATTTGGAAAAGCAACTTTACCTTCACCAGTGCATGTGACAGAGTTGGATAATTAATTCgacaataaatattattgtccAATTGAATTATCCAGCCTTTGGGTATGGATGTTTGGAGAGAATGGGGTCCCTCATCGAGTTTGAAACAGTGCTTCGAATTAATTGTCTTTATCCTTCTGCTGGTTTTAAGTGCGAtgttgtgttgttgtgttATGATCAATAGTTGTTGTGATAATTAGCAcattttgcaacttttgttTGATATATTCTGGTGTTAGTTTTGCTCTTTTTACTCCAGTTCTATGGATGCAGTGTTATTCGTGTTATTTTGAACAAACAATTGAGAGCAAAAATTAGTGATAATAGTTTTGAATGACGTTTCAGTGATTTggtcatcattttcaaattcataaaaacTAAAAGTCAGATTCTTGTGAGTTCTTTAAATATTAAGAATGTGCGTGAAAATCTTGTTGCATGTAATTAAAATCACTAAAATGTGGAACATAGAGGGTTATAATTAGGTACTaaataaatagttttgcaTTGATTGAGTCAGATTGAGTGTTCAGCTCAGGTTTCTTTTGTCGGATAAAGAgcattttgtaaataaagcACTCAAATCTCCCGTGACATTTCTTAAGAATGGTAAATTGTTCCGGAAGATCTTTGTTCTTCTGATTGTGGGTGTCACACAGGTGTTTTCCAATAGGAGAGTGTTTTTGTTCTTCGATGCGTTGGAAAAGGTGTCGGCAAGTATAGCCAACATAATCTGcatcacacagatcacatTTGAATTTATAATCAACACATTGTTGATTTATTAACGGTGGTCTGCTACTTTGATGTTGTCAGCAATTTTCTTTCTCGTAAACACTGGGTGCAGATCgctgtttattttctttccaagATGGGACAATTGTCTTCATACAATTCACTTCACGATGGAAGttgcaaacaacaacaaactacCTTTCATCAGAATGGAATTCATTAAGATTAAGAAACAGCTGAAAACATTTGTCTacaggaaaacaacaaataaaggCCCACTTATCCACTATTAAAGCCATGTTGATGACTGTTACAAACGATCCCTTCTAATGACCATGTTGAACCGAGCACACTGTCTATCATCCCGAACTGATCTATTTGTTGAAGAATGTGACAACTTGAAAGGGATCTTCTTAAAACTGAAGTGCCGAGCGAATCTTATTAATTCCACAATAACTAGATTCATTGAGTTGTGAAATCAACCACAAGTTGGTGATATTCAAGCAAGTGTGCCGTTCGAATTTTTCTGCCATTCAAGGATCAAAAATCAGCCAACGTTGTACAAAGACAGCTGTCCGATcttggaaagaaaataaacagcGATCTGCACCCAGAACACCACACTCTGCTACTCGAAAACACCTGCGTGACACCCACAATCAGAAGAACAAAGATTTTTGGAACAATTTACCCTTCTTAAGAAATATCACAGGAAATTTCTAGAATGTTTAATTTACGAAATGCTCTTTATCCAAGAAAAGAAACCTGAGCTGAACACTACTCAATCTGACtcaatcaaagcaaaactatAATAGTACCTAATTATTACTCTCTATGTTCCATGTTTGAGTGCTTTTAATTACATGCAGCAAGATTTTCACACACATTCTTAGTATTTGAAGAACTCACAAGAATCTCACTTTTAGTTTacatgaatttgaaaatgatgaacgAATCATCGAAACatcattcaaaattattatcactaatTTTTACTCTCAATGTTCTTTTTCTGTGAACAACAAGTAACTAGCTTTATATGCTGTGGTTAATTTCAGGGAAACAAAAAGTGAGATTTCCAGaattcttgaaaatgttggcagAACAAACTGGCAAGATGATCAGtactgaaaaggaaatattgGCAGCTTTCACAGCTCTGGATCGAGAGAAAACAGGCAGTGTGAGTCGCAGTCAACTCCAACATCTTATGACAGGAACCGGGGACAAGCTTGGAACTGAAGAatgtaaataacaataattattgcttctAAGTTATTACCATTACATTTGTTGTATATTTCTGACATCATCCAAAAAGTCCAAATTTGGGGTATCTTGATTTGTGTCTAGGTTCTTGACTCAgatgataaattattaaacaagatctattaaaatattaaagtaATTATAATACTGTAATTATGGTTGTGGAGACAGGGCATCAAGAGGGAGACTAATTTTGTCCATATTAAGTTCACTATCAGTCAAGTAACTTCTGAGTGCAATGACTTTATAATCATCTTTTCTGAACAGTGATGTCATTATTTATGGCTTCAGTTTCTTGGAAACATGACATTGCACTGTGTATGATTGATAATACATACATGTTACTGACTTTTCATcagcaacaataataattaagattTTTGCCATTTCAGTTGACCAAATGCTCAGAGACCTTGGTCTGGAGGGCTGTGCTAGTGTCCAGTACACAGGTTTGTGAAATTTACACTAATTGACATACgatgaaacatttctgttaTTTCTATGGAATTCAGAAGCCAAGTATAAATGACAAGACAAATTCTAGAAAGAGATCAGACCTAGAGTGAACCATTCTTAGAAGACTCCAATACAGACCCCAGAATTCAGAGGATTTACTCCATTTTCTTTACTCCATATAGTAATCATTGAAgtgttttaatattttctgaagaaactgagGTGCTGCATATGTAGGgaaataaaacagaaaaatttaatacgatcatttcaaaaaattgataaTGGTGAAATTGCCAAAGAAATTTACAAAGCAATAAGTGTAGGACtattaaaatgttatttatttctatttttgttaCATGAATGCAGTCAGGatttttttgcagtcattGTTTAAGTTTGAGGGTGGGGTGGGGAAGAAAATGAAGGACCCTCAATTTTTTCGTAGTAGAATATGGGGGCCTTCAAAGGTCAAAAGAAGGGTTTTGGGTGGGGGTCTTCTCTAATAACAGTaagaaactttcatttgcCATATTTTGGAACTTTATTAGACGATTGAAGGGGTACCCAAAAAACACGAATGCTATCAGGTTGGGGTGTGGAaactttttttgcattaaaaatattttctcctCCATGCCCCCCCGCAATCCTCAGACTTAAATAATGTCTCGTCCCTCATATGTTACTGGTACCCGGTGGCTTCCCTTGCCACACGCTGATTGAATTGTTTCATCAGTGCGCCAAAAATATGATCATAGTAAAGCAGATAGGGTGCCAACATAGAAGTGAAgtcccccaccccccccccctgtaGGGCTTAACTACCTCTTGTCACTGCAAGGCCCTATGGGTGGCTTGATACAGCGAACACAAGCACTAAATGAATTAAGTACCTTTCATCTTGTCAGAGCCCTTTTGAGAAATGTccatcatttttttaatttttttaattgtaaattGATATTTGCAGATCTTGTGCACGCAATCACCCACTGAAGAGCAGGATGATAGTCACTAGGTAGTCAGTCTCAGAATATGGTAACAGCATGTAGTCCTTTTGGCACATTTTCATACGTCTATTTTATTAAATCAGATGCACttttttgcaaattatttattttctcaatttgacaaatttgaaatttgcattCAGCAAAATTTAATCATTCAATTCTAGGATTTTCAGGAATTCTGAATCAGTGAAGGAGGGTCATTTCGCCACAATATTTACTGCTACAACTTTGCTTTACCATATTTCACAATTCTGCCTTTTGAAAGTAGTCTTCAGTAGTTACAAGGGGAAATGCTATGTAGCGAGACGTCCTGATGAGAAAACGAATTGACACTACTTGATGTATTTTATCATAACATAATTGTACTTTTCCCATGTGTAAAAATCAACAGAAAAGGTCAGTGCGCTGGCATTGTATGGTTTGCACGATACTTTTTCTGACTTAACAGTCCCCATAATTCTTGAGaaatcttttcctttttgttggGAGGAGTTACTACCTTCAAGAGGAAAGTTTCTCAATTCATGAGgttgaaaacagaaattttcaaagacaCATGGGTAAATAGATTGCGTGAAATAGATGTAGCGAAATTTTGTCTGTGAAGAACTTTTCACCTTTACACTCAAAAGGTCTGTTACATTTTCTGAGCGGTTCTTGCAAATTGCACTCGCGCATCTAACTATCTGTTAGGTTGACTGTTGTGTCATGGTAGTCCACTTCAAATTGTTGTTAAGTGCCTTGGCCAACAGAATCGTCGGTGTATAATaactgaaataaatcatcTGCTAATGATCGATTTTTGATAAGGGAGGGACGTGCCAGTCCTGTAGGTTGAGCTCTTCTGAAACTGGACTATGATGTTAGAGTTAAGAGGCATTACGCCAGCATCACTTCTCAGGCATTTCAGGAGTAGTGGGGTATTAGCAGAGGATCAGCCAACCACTTGTTGGCCCCTTCCAACAGAACCTTACGTAGaagaacagacgggaaccgctGTTTTCTTTTGGGCAAGCTGCTTTCGAAGCTCTTGATAAAATTCCTTGCACTGTATAAATTGCTATCGTTCTTATATTGTGGTACATATTGCCAACATGAACATACACTTGTCACATTTGTAATCTAATGGTGTACGCTTGGcgcaaaaattaaagttcGAATCAAAGCAAGCGACTGAATGAGCGCTTAGCTTGGTTCCATAATATGTATTCTCATGGGTCTCAGAGATGGAAAACATCAAGATTTTTCAGTAACTTGTCAGCTGGAAAGTGTTCTTTAATTCATTTTACATGAGAACCGTCGCTTGTTCGAATTGATGAGCGCGCACTAACACTTGGGATCATCCTTTGTGACGTCTAGTTGTTTTTCGCTTCGTTCGGCAACGTGTTGAAAGCTCAATTGTGTTGCGTCGTGAAAGGAGAAAAGTGATTCGGGAGAAGatgaaaatgtcttttctGCTATCGACTGTGATGATATTGCTGTTGCAAAGCTCATTTGCCGCGGAAAATCCCATCCATGAAGGTAAGGATAGTTTAAATCACGAATTCACAGTTGCGCAATTTTCCCGCGTAGCGTATACTAAGCTTTAAACGAAAAACGCAATTTTAACGCTTATCGCGCGAAGTTATCGAATCGTGTGTTATATCGGATTTCCTAATTAAAGCAATTGTTTCAGTGTTAATGGGAAACTGGTTTGAAAGTGTACATTTAATGTTTCATTCTTGGCAAGAGTTACAAGGCAAATTCGTTCTGTTGCTATGGCCAACTTGGGCAACAAACCaaaccaaaccaaaacaaaagcttaGGTGGTTGTTAGGGTTCCCAAGGCTCCGCGGTTTTATCTACTGACTAATGCATTCGTAGACACATGGTGCGGGGCCGACGACGTAGGTTCAAACTTGCATTGGCGCGCGCATTCCATGCGTTTTCCGAAGTACCTCAACATTCTTTGCTTCATATTTTTTTGCGCAGGAGAAATTGGTTCCTCTAATGGAGGGAATGTGTTGCTGCGGTCCTTTACTATCAGTGAAGATTTCAGAAACATGGATGCTACCATTGAGGTGCACCTTACCTCAATTGACTTGCTTCTGTCCGTGAAAGTTGATTCAAGAAACAGAATCAACAGCGTCTCTACAATCTATACACcaggaaaaatgaaaacagtaaGTATTTCGATtatgaaagatttgaaatgaTCCAATCATAGTCGATAAGATTAGTCTTGCTTTTAGACGGAAATATCATACCCTCATCGACTCTTACAGTGAAGAGAAGATCATTGATTTCTCTATATATTTCGAACTGTACAATGTCACCTAATGAACAGTTTTGATTACAAAAGTGGTTGAATGATTGGTCTTAATATTTTCTCTCCGCAGAAGGATATGACAAATCCTCAGGAATTGAAATCAAACACTCCGTTGGAAGAAGAACCATCTGTCTTGACGGAATCTACTGGAAAATGCTCCAGCTGGTTTGAAAAGGCGTATACCAGTTTTTTGACGGCTGCAGAGTCCTTGTTGAAATGGCTGTACATTGGTATCGAATGGCCCAGGGATATCAACCAGGGCATGTTCACTCTTAGGACCGTAACAAGATTTGATCAACACCTAGTCAACGATGTAAGTGTGTTAAATGATTGTGATGTATTAAGAGTTAAGTTTATGGGAGTTCAGGCAAGGACCCCGTCTCTGGGAGGCCTCTGTGTATTTGTGAACAATAAATCGAAAGCAGCGAGACCTTATAAGGGATAAGTGCAATGAGAAAGTGCTGACAGGAATTGAGTGTGGACGACTTGCAAACCgtttttcaatgtttgtaAGGCGCTTGATGTCAGGCCATTTTCCTTTCACTTGAATACCGGTACCTGACTGGGaagttcaaatgaaaacagaaagcAATGATGCTTTGTTAGTGTGTAATAAAGCTGTAAACTGTAGGTTAGTTGATTGCTCCTGCAGAATGATTAACTGAAACCGTTGTACATCATGATTAATATTGACAGTCGATCCGATCTTCAGCTTGCAAGTGAACGCTGCATTTAATTGATGGTTGAATTACCCAAGAACGGTAGGGTCGGGAAAAACTTTGGCTTGCCTTTCGTGTATGTGTTCTGTAGATTCTCTGTCACTcgcaatcaatcaatcaatcatcCAATGACttaatttgaattaaattaaatacgcattttcctttttttttagtttgcaAATCGTAGCTTGGTCAGTCTGGACATGGACTTAGCCTCAAAAGAAGGTGAATATTTATCTGGCTTTGTCCGGAAATCCCCTGATAAAAATGTCCTTCCTGCAAACTGTACTGGAAACGAAGCTGACTGTATATCCCAAGACTTGATAACCTGTGAAAACTATACCGGAAACGAAGTTAACTATGTATCCCTAGACTTGATCTCCGTTGGAAACCATACCGGAAACGAAGCTAACTATGTATCCTTAGACTTAATCGCCATTGGAAACCAGACCGGAAACGAAGCTAACTGTGTATCTCCAGACTTGATTGCCGATGGAAACCATACCGGAAACGAAGCTAACTATGTATCCCTAGACTTGATCGCCGATGGAAACCATACTGCAAACGAAGCTAACTGTATATCCTCAGACTTGATCGCCAATGGAAACTATACCGGAAACTTGATCACCAGTGAAGACCATATCAGAAATAAAGGTAAAGATGAAAACGACGGTAATAAATTAATCAAAGGCCACCAATTGATGGTGGTTTTCCTCGGACAATTCAATGAGTGGCCTGCACTGCGTACAGAGTTTTTGCCTGGCGATTGCCATGACGGTTCGAACTCACAAATGTTGTCGACTCTACCTTTAATCAACCCTAACGACGACCTCTATGATGACACTGTTCGGTGTCATAATGCATCTTCATTGATCGGTGAAAATCGTATTGGTAATGGTAATCACAAGCCTGTGTTTCCTGCAAATCCTGTTTTGAACGAATCGTTGGACTCCTCTGGGAGAGCTATTCTAAACTACAGGAACACCCAAGATGAAGCGATATGTGTTAAGGATCTTTTGGGTGGTGGGTACTGGATTCAGAACGATGGCTTTGACTACAACGAAAACCTCACCTTAGCTTTCGAAGACCCATTGAAAGATGGAACCATTTTCAAAGACGTTGTGGTCAAGATCAGAAAAGGTGAAATTGCCGTTAACAAGTCAGTGATGTGCCCAGTGCGTTCAAAGAAACGGAATCCGGTAAGTGTTGATAGTGCTGGTTTtatatttgtttcaaattgtCTTGAGTTTTTTGTCAATCGAATTCGAATGCGTTATTTCCCGAAGCATTGGAAAGAACGAAAAAGATTTGAGAATGACACTCTATCTAGTCTGACTCTATGAGCCTGTAAATATAGCTTTCAGTAAGAgtatttttaaacaaacatGTTCGCTTCTAAATAAAAGCATGGTTTAATTCATCATGTAAGAGATGGGCCGAACTGCCCGTGGAACGAATGGAGCCAAAACAACTTTGTTGGTAAAGTTTAAAGGAGTGTTGTCAACTCCAGACAACTACAAGTCACCTTCTTATCGGTCTTGTGCGAGACCTGTAGTAGCGTCGTCAAATGAGCCTTAATAGAGTTTTAATGTTACATTACATTGAAATTATTCTTCCTAAGAGTGAAGAATTCTGCCGAACGAAAGTAACCAAACATGCAGATGACTCATCGTGGAACTTTGCAAAGCCATTGGACCACTGCAACGAGTATTTGAACTGGCGGAGATCAAGCG contains:
- the LOC141873315 gene encoding uncharacterized protein LOC141873315 isoform X1, with protein sequence MVERFTESQIDEFKECFNLFDGDSDGMVTEKELGLIMRSLGENITHFEIEELMTKAGKQKVRFPEFLKMLAEQTGKMISTEKEILAAFTALDREKTGSVSRSQLQHLMTGTGDKLGTEEFDQMLRDLGLEGCASVQYTDLVHAITH
- the LOC141873315 gene encoding uncharacterized protein LOC141873315 isoform X2; this encodes MVTEKELGLIMRSLGENITHFEIEELMTKAGKQKVRFPEFLKMLAEQTGKMISTEKEILAAFTALDREKTGSVSRSQLQHLMTGTGDKLGTEEFDQMLRDLGLEGCASVQYTDLVHAITH
- the LOC141869705 gene encoding uncharacterized protein LOC141869705 encodes the protein MSFLLSTVMILLLQSSFAAENPIHEGEIGSSNGGNVLLRSFTISEDFRNMDATIEVHLTSIDLLLSVKVDSRNRINSVSTIYTPGKMKTKDMTNPQELKSNTPLEEEPSVLTESTGKCSSWFEKAYTSFLTAAESLLKWLYIGIEWPRDINQGMFTLRTVTRFDQHLVNDFANRSLVSLDMDLASKEGEYLSGFVRKSPDKNVLPANCTGNEADCISQDLITCENYTGNEVNYVSLDLISVGNHTGNEANYVSLDLIAIGNQTGNEANCVSPDLIADGNHTGNEANYVSLDLIADGNHTANEANCISSDLIANGNYTGNLITSEDHIRNKGKDENDGNKLIKGHQLMVVFLGQFNEWPALRTEFLPGDCHDGSNSQMLSTLPLINPNDDLYDDTVRCHNASSLIGENRIGNGNHKPVFPANPVLNESLDSSGRAILNYRNTQDEAICVKDLLGGGYWIQNDGFDYNENLTLAFEDPLKDGTIFKDVVVKIRKGEIAVNKSVMCPVRSKKRNPSEEFCRTKVTKHADDSSWNFAKPLDHCNEYLNWRRSSDVSPRTESLIIAMELCVAGSNKTGPETKSNVSFQTDPQDNVMAKVPINVSRLPGLFGQSLLDQQV